In Aptenodytes patagonicus chromosome 22, bAptPat1.pri.cur, whole genome shotgun sequence, one DNA window encodes the following:
- the TIMM17A gene encoding mitochondrial import inner membrane translocase subunit Tim17-A, whose amino-acid sequence MEEYAREPCPWRIIDDCGGAFTMGAIGGGIFQAIKGFRNSPVGVNHRLRGSLTAIRTRAPQLGGSFAVWGGLFSMIDCSMVRMRGKEDPWNSITSGALTGAILAARNGPVAMVGSAAMGGILLALIEGAGILLTRFASTQFPNGPQFSDDPSQLQPSPFGDYRQYQ is encoded by the exons tCCCTGGAGGATAATAGATGACTGCGGAGGTGCTTTCACGATGGGAGCGATCGGAGGTGGCATTTTCCAAGCTATCAAGGGGTTCAGAAATTCCCCAGTG GGTGTAAACCACCGGCTGCGGGGAAGTTTGACAGCTATTAGAACAAGAGCTCCGCAACTGGGAG gtaGCTTTGCTGTCTGGGGAGGTCTCTTCTCCATGATTGACTGCAGTATGGTCAGAATGAGAGGGAAAGAAGACCCGTGGAATTCAATCACAAGCGGAGCCCTGACTGGAGCCATATTAGCTGCAAGAA atggaCCTGTTGCCATGGTCGGATCTGCTGCGATGGGAGGAATTCTCCTAGCTTTAATCGAAGGAGCTGGTATTCTGTTAACAAGATTTGCCTCCACACAGTTTCCCAACG GCCCTCAGTTTTCAGATGacccctcccagctgcagccctctCCATTTGGCGACTACAGACAGTACCAGTGA